In Magnetospirillum sp. XM-1, a single window of DNA contains:
- the mamB gene encoding magnetosome biogenesis CDF transporter MamB: MKFENCRDCREEVVWWAFTADICMTLFKGVLGLMSGSVALVADSLHSGADVVASGVTQLSLKISNKPADERYPFGYGNIQYISSSIVGSLLLIGASFLMYGSVMKLISGTYEAPSIFAAVGASVTVIVNELMYRYQICVGNENNSPAIIANAWDNRSDAISSAAVMVGVIASVIGFPIADTIAAIGVSALVGRIGLELIGTSIHGLMDSSVDTELLQTAWQVAMDTPMVHSIYFLRGRHVGEDVQFDIRLRVDPNLRIKDSSMVAEAVRRRIQEEIPHARDIRLFVSPAPAAAARA; the protein is encoded by the coding sequence ATGAAGTTCGAAAATTGCAGGGATTGCCGCGAGGAAGTGGTGTGGTGGGCCTTTACCGCCGACATCTGCATGACCCTGTTCAAGGGGGTCCTCGGGCTGATGAGCGGCAGCGTGGCGCTGGTGGCGGATTCGTTGCATTCGGGGGCGGACGTGGTGGCCAGCGGGGTGACCCAGCTCAGCTTGAAGATTTCGAACAAGCCAGCGGATGAGCGCTATCCGTTCGGCTACGGCAACATCCAATACATCTCGTCGTCCATCGTGGGCTCCTTGCTGCTGATCGGGGCCAGCTTCTTGATGTACGGCTCGGTGATGAAGCTGATCTCGGGGACCTACGAGGCGCCAAGCATCTTCGCGGCGGTTGGGGCGTCGGTAACGGTGATCGTCAACGAGCTGATGTATCGCTACCAGATCTGCGTGGGCAACGAAAACAACAGCCCGGCCATCATCGCCAATGCCTGGGACAACCGGTCCGACGCCATCTCGTCGGCGGCGGTGATGGTCGGCGTGATCGCCTCGGTGATCGGCTTTCCCATCGCCGACACCATCGCGGCCATCGGCGTCTCGGCCCTGGTGGGACGCATCGGCCTGGAACTGATCGGAACCTCGATCCACGGCCTGATGGACAGCTCGGTGGATACGGAATTGCTGCAGACCGCCTGGCAGGTGGCCATGGACACGCCCATGGTCCACAGCATCTATTTCCTGCGCGGTCGCCATGTGGGCGAGGACGTGCAGTTCGACATCCGCCTGCGGGTCGATCCCAATCTGCGCATCAAGGACAGTTCCATGGTGGCCGAGGCGGTACGCCGGCGCATCCAGGAGGAAATCCCCCACGCCCGCGACATCCGCCTGTTCGTCAGCCCGGCACCCGCCGCCGCGGCACGGGCCTGA
- the mamQ gene encoding magnetosome protein MamQ has protein sequence MALGDANVGSAPGVDFSALQRVKQSEELLAQLYVVEETPRRLGRGPVHALMVISVLSVVAFIATLLMRYNTFVTMSEDTQAKRSNYEVMIQRRDNLFGNLVKLTLNHAALEHSIFSHTSDKRTEGVEAGKGGPIGSALEQLMKQGGIGKLLGDIGGGKALLGADGGFGNALGRLMAVVEQYPTIQSVDTYKHMMTSLVEMEDRIATRREDYNAAASTYNIEITKWPWNYLAFITGFKRAEYFQEKPAGDTPIITPQLFQELLPLNHAQDIKK, from the coding sequence ATGGCATTAGGCGACGCGAATGTTGGTTCGGCCCCTGGGGTCGACTTCAGTGCGCTGCAACGGGTGAAGCAGTCGGAGGAGCTGCTTGCCCAGTTGTACGTGGTGGAGGAGACGCCGCGTCGTTTGGGGCGTGGGCCGGTGCACGCTCTTATGGTCATATCGGTTTTGTCGGTTGTTGCGTTCATCGCGACGTTGCTGATGCGCTACAACACCTTCGTGACCATGTCGGAAGACACGCAGGCGAAGCGGTCCAATTACGAGGTGATGATCCAGCGCCGGGACAATCTGTTCGGCAATCTTGTGAAGCTGACGCTGAACCATGCTGCATTGGAGCACTCGATCTTCTCGCATACCTCGGACAAGCGGACCGAGGGCGTTGAGGCTGGCAAGGGCGGCCCTATCGGCTCGGCGCTGGAACAGCTGATGAAGCAGGGCGGGATCGGCAAGCTTCTGGGTGATATTGGGGGCGGCAAGGCGCTGCTGGGGGCCGACGGAGGCTTCGGCAATGCGCTGGGCCGTTTGATGGCGGTGGTGGAGCAGTATCCGACCATCCAGTCGGTGGATACCTACAAGCATATGATGACGTCGCTGGTGGAGATGGAAGACCGCATCGCGACGCGTCGGGAGGATTACAACGCCGCCGCCTCGACCTACAACATCGAGATCACCAAGTGGCCGTGGAACTATCTGGCGTTCATCACCGGGTTCAAGCGGGCGGAGTATTTCCAGGAAAAGCCGGCGGGCGACACGCCGATCATCACGCCGCAGCTGTTCCAGGAACTGTTGCCTCTCAACCATGCGCAGGACATCAAGAAATGA
- the mamR gene encoding magnetosome protein MamR, with the protein MIWTAVIKGSALVTFVQGAMVLVDKIFGEEILPHRIYSSAEASQLLGMDRLEVLGLIRSGTIKAKKVGDNYRILGSNLVDYMNR; encoded by the coding sequence ATGATCTGGACGGCGGTGATCAAGGGGAGCGCGCTGGTGACCTTCGTGCAGGGCGCCATGGTGCTGGTGGACAAGATCTTCGGCGAGGAGATCTTGCCGCACCGGATCTACAGCAGCGCGGAAGCCTCGCAATTGCTGGGGATGGACCGTCTCGAGGTGCTGGGCCTGATTCGTTCGGGGACGATCAAGGCGAAGAAGGTGGGCGATAATTATCGTATCCTGGGCTCCAATCTTGTGGATTACATGAACCGATGA
- the mamS gene encoding magnetosome protein MamS — protein MDIRPERMLSRIRQMAEGAVSPQLVLGLGGVLILGLVVSAMLPDRFTGGGKTGGGVTAQSQALSLPAALPGLSPFTPATPLQFSGRVTQVASIGNDVGWGQVHIWIDNGTGALQEISVAPQAYLTQIGCPSFDGARVSGVGFIFDPGRPNAELYVKSIQVGGRTCKLRDDEGLALWMVVQ, from the coding sequence ATGGACATCCGGCCAGAGCGTATGTTGAGCCGTATTCGGCAGATGGCCGAAGGCGCCGTCTCGCCCCAGCTGGTGCTCGGCCTCGGGGGCGTCCTGATCCTGGGGCTGGTTGTGAGCGCCATGCTTCCCGACCGCTTCACAGGCGGCGGCAAAACCGGCGGCGGCGTCACGGCCCAAAGCCAGGCATTGTCGCTTCCCGCCGCACTGCCGGGTCTGTCGCCCTTTACCCCGGCGACGCCTTTGCAGTTCAGCGGCCGTGTCACCCAGGTGGCCAGCATCGGCAACGATGTCGGCTGGGGGCAGGTCCATATCTGGATCGACAACGGCACCGGCGCCCTGCAGGAGATTTCGGTGGCGCCGCAGGCATATCTTACCCAGATCGGCTGCCCGTCCTTCGACGGAGCGCGGGTCAGCGGCGTCGGATTCATCTTCGATCCGGGGCGGCCCAATGCCGAGCTTTACGTCAAGTCGATCCAGGTCGGCGGGCGGACCTGCAAGTTGCGCGATGACGAGGGACTGGCACTGTGGATGGTGGTGCAGTGA
- the mamT gene encoding magnetosome protein MamT, translating to MIALLAAIGLGLYWDQLSTPSGITPATSPRRAEGLLLGRLPLPMEPSLLSPLERLLEPPLRYKLMTIRHIPPVKPGTGMPHPYVGDCIQCHLMVGGPAAGSQFKTPYGAVLENLSRVRKLGPPILPTSRQPHPPAGRCIKCHDIVVKVPVDKKGGMRWQL from the coding sequence ATGATCGCCTTGTTGGCGGCGATCGGGCTGGGACTCTATTGGGACCAGCTGTCCACGCCGTCCGGCATAACGCCCGCCACCTCGCCCCGACGGGCGGAGGGGCTGCTGCTGGGGCGTCTACCGCTGCCCATGGAGCCATCGCTGCTGTCGCCGTTGGAGCGGCTGCTGGAACCGCCGCTCCGCTACAAGCTGATGACCATCCGCCATATCCCGCCGGTGAAGCCAGGAACCGGAATGCCGCATCCCTATGTAGGCGATTGCATCCAGTGCCACCTGATGGTGGGCGGCCCGGCCGCCGGCTCCCAGTTCAAGACGCCCTATGGCGCCGTTTTGGAAAATCTCTCGCGGGTCCGCAAGCTGGGACCGCCCATTCTGCCGACCTCCCGCCAGCCGCATCCGCCGGCCGGACGATGCATCAAATGCCACGACATCGTGGTCAAGGTGCCGGTGGACAAGAAAGGCGGCATGAGATGGCAATTATGA
- the mamV gene encoding CDF transporter MamV codes for MKPSKCQECRDRAAWLDMFTALALAVFKTALGVLSGSMALQAHSLHSFGDFLTKGINLASVKLSSRPANSAFPYGYGKVQFLSANFIGISLMAGAAAMLWYNVTHLGSGHVQVPEVWAVFGALISAGTAELMHRYLRCVAEHTNSPAIMAAAADNRGDAYSSLAVLAGIVLSILGWVAADHLAAILVSLLVLRIGAVIAWDSIHGLMDGSVPSHRIDGIRQLLAAHHPGVSVVDLRGRRMGETWEVDLQLSISSQVTVEECHALTRELESRIAREEPHACHIRIRFIPQSGDAAKTAVIETAAAVDEFAYLVEASAALRPLGHSRNGG; via the coding sequence ATGAAACCAAGCAAATGCCAGGAATGTCGTGACCGAGCGGCTTGGCTGGACATGTTCACCGCCCTGGCTCTCGCCGTGTTCAAGACCGCTTTGGGGGTGCTGAGCGGCAGCATGGCGCTTCAGGCCCATTCCCTGCATTCCTTCGGCGATTTTCTGACCAAGGGCATCAATCTGGCCAGCGTCAAGCTGTCCAGCCGACCGGCCAATTCCGCCTTTCCCTACGGCTACGGCAAGGTTCAATTCCTGTCGGCCAATTTCATCGGCATCAGCTTGATGGCCGGGGCCGCCGCCATGCTGTGGTACAACGTCACCCATCTCGGCTCCGGCCATGTGCAGGTCCCCGAGGTCTGGGCCGTGTTCGGCGCCCTGATCTCCGCCGGAACCGCCGAACTGATGCATCGCTATCTGCGCTGCGTGGCCGAACACACCAACAGTCCCGCCATAATGGCCGCCGCCGCCGACAATCGGGGCGACGCCTATTCGTCTCTGGCGGTACTGGCGGGCATCGTTTTGTCCATCCTGGGATGGGTGGCGGCGGATCATCTGGCCGCCATCTTGGTGTCGCTGCTGGTTTTGCGCATCGGCGCGGTGATCGCCTGGGACAGCATCCACGGCTTGATGGACGGCAGCGTTCCCTCCCATCGCATCGACGGCATCCGGCAATTGCTGGCCGCCCACCATCCCGGCGTCAGCGTCGTGGACCTGCGCGGTCGCCGCATGGGGGAAACCTGGGAAGTGGATCTGCAGCTTTCCATTTCAAGCCAGGTCACGGTCGAGGAGTGCCATGCCCTGACCCGGGAACTGGAAAGCAGGATCGCCCGGGAAGAGCCGCACGCCTGTCACATCCGCATCCGGTTTATTCCCCAATCTGGGGATGCGGCAAAGACCGCCGTCATCGAGACGGCGGCGGCGGTGGATGAATTCGCCTATCTGGTCGAGGCGTCCGCGGCCCTCCGGCCGCTTGGCCACAGCCGCAATGGCGGCTGA
- the mamU gene encoding lipid kinase MamU yields the protein MRIAAIINERAGTVACLSPPVVAARLSAIWTSLGHQAHVTLAEGKDMGRAIRKACRDPAVHAVIIGGGDGSLSRSLKHVVGSGKSLGVLPLGTMNYVARQFGVPFDLDRAAVALADAVPTPTDLGRVNDRFFLIRACLGAFPEFIRSRDEARRKGGSFLDGALAGLTGLARGHRLIEAELIGPDVQARIATSFFMVSNNMCRDSDPFQLERERMDGATLGVYIGQGAGPFSLMDLGLQVAMGRWASNEALIRGSLPWLEIRTRQRKPLVSIDGEVEKMEAPFRFDILPGVLPMLVPK from the coding sequence ATGCGCATCGCGGCGATCATCAATGAACGTGCGGGAACCGTCGCCTGCCTGTCGCCCCCGGTCGTCGCCGCCCGGCTGTCGGCCATCTGGACCTCGCTGGGCCATCAGGCCCATGTCACCCTGGCCGAGGGAAAGGACATGGGGCGCGCAATTCGCAAGGCGTGCCGTGATCCCGCCGTCCATGCGGTCATCATCGGCGGCGGCGACGGGTCCTTGTCCCGATCGCTTAAGCATGTGGTGGGAAGCGGCAAGTCCCTGGGTGTCCTGCCGCTGGGAACCATGAATTATGTCGCCCGCCAGTTCGGAGTGCCGTTCGACCTTGACCGGGCGGCGGTGGCCTTGGCCGATGCGGTTCCCACCCCCACCGATTTGGGGCGGGTCAATGACCGTTTCTTCCTGATTCGTGCCTGTCTCGGCGCATTTCCTGAATTCATCCGTTCTCGCGACGAGGCCCGCCGCAAAGGAGGGAGCTTTCTGGACGGAGCCCTGGCCGGGCTGACCGGCCTGGCCCGGGGGCATCGCTTGATCGAAGCGGAGTTGATCGGACCCGACGTCCAAGCCCGGATCGCCACTTCCTTTTTTATGGTGTCCAACAATATGTGCCGGGATTCCGATCCGTTCCAGCTGGAGCGCGAGCGCATGGATGGCGCTACCCTGGGGGTTTATATCGGGCAGGGGGCGGGGCCCTTCAGCCTCATGGATCTGGGCCTGCAGGTGGCCATGGGGCGCTGGGCCAGCAACGAGGCCCTCATCCGAGGCTCCTTGCCCTGGCTGGAAATCCGGACCCGGCAGCGCAAGCCGCTGGTCTCCATCGACGGCGAGGTGGAAAAGATGGAAGCCCCCTTCCGCTTCGACATCCTGCCCGGCGTCCTACCCATGCTGGTGCCCAAATAA